ATTTAGAAGTTATCCACAGGTTGAGGGGGCACATCTCCCCGGGGTGATGTGCCCCCTCAACGGAGGCGTTAGGCGTGGCGGAGCTCGGTCAACGCCCCCGCAACTTCCAGGGTGCGGTTCAAGATGGCACGCGCTTCCTGCGGTGAAACAGCCGCCAGACCGGTCTCCGGGGTGATGCGCAGCCGGTTCAGCAACGCTGCCTGCAGCCCAAGTCCCTGCCAGGGGCGCATGATCCGCTCCACCAGGGCGGAGTACGACGGCGGCAGCTCGCCTGTGCGCACAGGAACAGTCCCGGCCCACACGCCAACACCGGATTCCAGGGCACCGGCGAGCTGCTCCCAGTGGCCAGTGTCCAAATTGTTCAGGGGCAAGGCGACGGCGTCAATGCCCGACTCTAGGGCAAGTTCGAGGGCCGTGCGCCAGGACCGTGTCTCCGCAACCTCAGATTCGAGTGACGAAGTCGCGGAGATCTGCCCCCTCAACGGGTTGGAGAGGTTGATCGCGACCCGGGCGAACCCGGCGTTTCGGGCGGCGGAGACGAACTCCGTCCAGCTGTGGCGCAGCTCGGACGCTGGAATGGAGCGCAGGGTCCGGTAGCCAGAAACCGTGGGAATGGTTCCGGCTAATGCCCTGGCCACCTCGGGTTCATCGATCTGCAATGTTAGCTCCGCCCCGGGAACCGCTGCTTTGACCTTCTGAACGTGGGCTACCAGGCCCGCAGCCAGTGACTGGGCAACATCCCTGCGGGCGCCATAGTCACGTAACGCCCTCTCGCCATAGTGCAGGTGGATGGCGGCGGCCAGGGTCAGTGGACCGGTGAGGTGCAGCTTCAAGGCTGCTGGCTGCAGGTCTTCCGCGCCGGCAACATCGGCCAGCACATTGATGTCCGTGGACAGGGCCGACACGGCCCGGCGATGGTCGTTGCCGGGCCGGTCAACAAAACGCCAACCATAAGGCTGGACGTCGACGGGCAGCTCCACCAGTATCCCGGCCGTCCTCCCGATGGCGTCCGAGCCGATGCCACGAGCTGGAAGGTCCGCAAGCGAGGGCAAGTGGGGCGCCGTGAACAATCCCAGCGAAACCTTCGCCGCCTCCACCGGGTCGGTGCCGGGCCAGGGGCCAAGTGCGGTGGCGCTCACTTCCTGAGTTTCGCGGGTCTCGACGTGGGGCCCCGGGCGCGAGGGGCTTGGTGAGGTGCTCACTGAGGGTGCGTGCCGCCGTCGGCCGGCCCCGCGGAAATTCCCGTGGAGGCCTGCGGGGACGCTATGAAGCCCTGGCCGTCGTGGCTGGGCACCGGGACGACGCCGGTTGCGGCCACGGCAGAGTGGCTTTGGGAAATGGCTTGGTGGTGGTGGATGACTTCGCTGATGATGAAGTTCAGGAACTTTTCCGCGAACGCCGGGTCCAGGTGGGCCGACTCGGCCAGGGCACGCAGGCGCTGGATCTGGGCCAGTTCGCGGTTGGGATCCCCGGCGGGCAACTGGTGGGTCGCCTTCAAAATGCCTACCCGCTGGGTGGCCTTGAAACGCTCGGCCAAGAGGTACACCAAAGTGGCGTCAAAGTTGTCAATGCTGGAGCGGATGGACAACAGCTCCGCCATGACGGCCGGATCGACGCTCCCGGTCAAGGAACTGGCGGCCGGGTCAAAGTCTTCAACGGACAGGTGCTCTGAGGCGTGGCTCGGTTCGGTCATAAACACAGTTTAGGTGGTGTGCGTGGGGGACAAAACCGCTGTCCACCACGCACACCACCTCATGCGGCTACCGTGAGGCGAGCAGCGCCTGGTGGACGGCTCGGCGCTGCGCCTGCTCGGTGGGATTTGGCACCGGCAATGAGGCCAGGAGCCGCTTGGTGTAGTCCTCCTTGGGGTTACCCATGACCTGGTGCCCGATCCCCTGTTCCACCATCTTGCCCTTGTAGAGCACACCAACCCACTCGGCGAGGATGTCCACCACGGCAAGGTCGTGGCTGATGAACAGGGCCGCAAAGCCCAGCTCGGACTGGATCTCCCGGAACAGTTCCAGCACCTTCGCTTGGACGGAGACGTCCAGAGCTGAGGTTGGCTCGTCGGCGATCAGCAGCTTCGGCGACAACGCCAACCCGCGGGCCAACGAGGCACGCTGGCGTTGGCCTCCGGAGAGCTCATGCGGGAACCGCTTGGCGTAGGCGCCCGGCAACTGCACCGACTCCAGAAGCTCCTGAACCTTCTGGGTGACAGCTGGCCCGGAAAGGTCCGTGTGGATGATCAGCGGTTCCGCCACGCACTCGCCAATGGACAGGTGCGGGTTGAAGGAGGCGGCCGGGTCCTGGAATACAAAGCCGACGTCCTTGCGGTAGCGGCGGAAGGAGCGTTCCTTGTAGTCGCGCATCTCGTAGCCGAGCACCTTCAAGGAGCCACCCGTGGTGCGGTTGAGCCCGGCGATGGCACGCCCGATGGTGGTTTTGCCGGATCCGGACTCCCCCACCAGGCCAAACACCTCGCCGGCACTGATGGTGAAGGACACCTTGTCCACGGCACGGAACGCCGGGCTGCCCAGCCGTCCCGGATACTCGATCTCTAGCTCCCGCGCCTCCACCACCACTTCCTTGTCCTGAAACGCGCGCTCGCTAAAGCCCGCAGAGGCGGAGTTGCGGCCCAGGTGCGGCACGGCGGCAAGCAGCTTTTGGGTGTATTCCTGCTTGGGCGCGGCAAAAAGAACCTCGGCGGTGGCCTCCTCCACCACGTCGCCCTGGTACATGACCACCACCCTGTCAGCCAGGTCCGCCACCACACCCATATTGTGGGTGATCAGGACAATGGAGGTGCCGAACTTGTCACGCAGGTCCCGCAAAAGCTCCAGGATTTCCGCCTGCACCGTCACATCCAGGGCAGTCGTGGGCTCATCGGCCACGATCAGTCCCGGGTTCAAGGCCAGCGCTGCGGCAATGACCACGCGCTGCTTCTGCCCGCCGGAAAACTGGTGCGGGTAGTAGTCGACACGTTTTTCCGGCTCCGGAATACCCACCTTGCGCAGGGCCTCGATGGCTAGTTTGCGGGCTTCCTTCCTGCCCACACGCTTGCCTTCGGGGCGGTGTGCGCGCAGGCCCTCGGCGATCTGCCAGCCCACGGTGTACACGGGGTTCAAGGCCGTGGAGGGCTCCTGAAAGACCATGGCGACGTCGCGCCCGCGGATTTGCCGCAACTGGTGCGGGCTGACCGTGATGACGTCATTGCCGCTGATGATCACCGCCCCGCTGCTTTGCGCGGTTTCCGGCAGCAGCCCCAAGATGGCCTTGGCTGTCACGGTCTTGCCGGAACCAGACTCACCCACAATGGCCACGATCTCGCCCGGGGCAACCGTAAAGGAGACGTCCTTGACGGCAAAGACGTCTCCGGCGTCAGTGGCAAACGTGACCTTAAGGTCCTCGACGTCGAGTACCGGTCGCAACGCCGCCTCCGGTGTGAGGTCATTTTCACTGTGCCGGCTCATGCTTTCACCAATTCCTCGTCCTTGCGTGCCTTCTTCTTGTCGGAACGCTTGCGCCCGCGCAGCCGCGGGTCATTGAGATCGTTCATGGACTCGCCCAGCAGCGTCAGCCCCAGTACGGTCAGCACGATCGCCAGGCCCGGGAACAGGCCCGTCCACCAGATGCCTGAGGTGGCGTCGGACTGGGCATGGTTGAGGTCGTAGCCCCACTCGGCCGCGGACGACGGCTCGATTCCGAACCCGAGGAAGCCCAGCCCGGCCAACGTCAAGATGGCTTCGGAGGCGTTGAGGGTGAAGATCAGCGGCAGGGTCCGGGTGGCGTTCTTGTAAATGTGCCGTGCCATGATGCGCACGCTGGAGGCACCGACCACGATGGCCGATTCCACAAACGGTTCGGCCTTCAACCTGATGGTTTCAGCACGGATCACCCTGAAGTATTGCGGGATGAACACCACGGTGATGGAGATGGCTGCCGAGAAGATGCCCGACCACAGGTCTGAGCGGCCCTGGCTGATGGCAATGGACATGACCATGGCCAGCAACAGGGTGGGGAAGGCATAGATCGCGTCGGCAACAACAACCAAGATGCGGTCCAGCCAGCCGCCCAGATAGCCGGACACCAGGCCAAGAATCACCCCGATGAAGATGGACAGCACCACGGCCACCACAATCACCAAGAACGCTGTCTGTGCCCCCCAAATGGTGCGTGAAAGTACATCGTAACCTCCCGCCGTCGTGCCCCACAGATGGGTGGAGGACGGTGGCGCCTGGGTTTCGTTGAAGCGTTGACTGAAGCCGTATGGGGCCAGCCAGGGGGCAAACGCGGCCGTCAACAGGAAGCAGATGGTCATGACGAGGCCGGTGATGAGCATGCCCCGTTGCAGGCCCATGCTCTTGTTGAGCTGGGAAATCAGGGGCAGGCGGCTAAAGAGTGATCTTTTCCTCTCCATGGCTAGTACCTCACCCTCGGGTCGATGAGCGCGGCAATGACGTCGACGATGAAGTTGGTCAGCGCCACAATCACCGCCAGCAGGGCCACAATTCCTTGCACGGCCACGAAGTCGCGTGCCGTGAGGTAGTGGGCCAGTTGGAAGCCCAGACCCTTCCATTCAAAAGTGGTCTCGGTCAGTACGGCACCACCAAGAAGCAGCGCGATCTGCAGGCCCATGACGGTGATGATGGGGATCAGCGCCGGTTTGAACGCGTGCTTGGTGAGCAGGCGGTACTCGCTGACGCCTCGGGAGCGCCCCGCCTCAACATAGTCCTTACTCAGCGTGCCGATCACGTTGGTGCGCACCAGCCGCAGGAAGATCCCGGCCGTCAGGAAACCAAGGGCGACGGCGGGCAGCACCGAATGCTGGACCACGTCCCAAAAAGCGTCCATATTTCCGCTGCGTAAGGCATCCAGCCAATAGATGCCGGTGGGGCCGGCTAATTGGGTCATGAAAATCTCGGTTTGGACGGTGGCCCGACCCGCCACGGGAAGCCACCCGAGCCAGATGGAAAAGATGAGCTTCAGCAGCAACCCGGCGAAAAAGACCGGGGTGGCGTAAAAGAGGATGGCCAGCACGCGCAGTGCGGCATCCTGGAATTTGTCGCGCTTTGATGCGGCCATCATGCCAAAGGGGATGCCGATCAGCAGTGCCACCACCAGGGAGTTCACGGCCAACTCCAGCGTGGCCGTGCCATAAGTGGCCAACATGCCGGCGATGGGCAGGTTGTCTGAAATGGTGCGGCCAAAGTTGCCCGTCACCATCTGACCCAGGTACTCAAAATACTGGATAAAAATGGGGCGGTCGTAGCCGGCCTGGTGGATGCGGATAGCCAGCTGGTCAGGTGGCAACCGCCCTCCCAGCGCCGCTGTGATGGGATCCCCGGTCAGGCGCATCAGGAAAAACACCATGGTGACCAGGATCAAGATCGTGGGGAAGATCAAGGCGAAGCGGATGAGCAGATATTTGCCCAGGCTGCCGCCAGCCTTGTTTTTGCGTTGGGGTAACTGCGCTGCGGGTTCCGCGGGCAGGTCAATCAGTGCGGTCATGTGTGCCTGTTTCTTCGGTGCAATATACCTTGGGGGCGGTGCAAGAAGGCGGGGCGTCCTAGTGGAGGCCCCGCCTTCTTTGCATCATCAGGTGTCAATATCCAAGGGCTACTTGGACAAGACTCCCAGACGGAACTTGAACGAGGCGTCAAGGGTGTCTTTGGTGCCGTTGACCTTCACATTGGAAACGGCCACCTGGGCGCCCTGCAGTAGCGGAAGCGTGGACAGGTCCTTGGCTTCAGCGGTCTGGATGTCCTCGATCATCTTGGTGCGCTTGGCCGTGTCGTTCATGGTCAGCTGTTCGGTAATCATGCTCTGCACCGCCGGGTTGCTGTAGTGGTTCTTCAGGAAGTTATCGGTGCTGAAGAACGGCGTCAGGTAGTTGTCGGCATCGGAGTAGTCCGGGAACCAGCCCAACTGGTACATCGGGTAGGCGTCAGCCGTGCGCTGCTTGGAGTAGGAAACCCACTCCGTGGACTGCAGGTTCACCTTGAACAGGTTGGTAGCTTCCAACTGTGCCTTGATGGCCGCGTACTCATCGCCTGAGGAGGAGCCGTAGTGGTCCGGGTTGTATTGCAGGTCCAAGGTCACCGGGGTGGTGACACCGGCGTCGGCAAGTGCCTTGGTTGCCTTGGCAACATCCGGTCCGCCCTTGCCGTCGCCATAGTCGGCCTTCAGCGGCTCAATGGCACCCGTGAAGCCGGCCGGAACGTAGGAGTACAGCGGCAGGTAGGTGCCCTTGTAGACCTGGTCCGCGATGGCGGCACGGTCAACGGAGTCAGCCATGGCGGTACGGACTGCCAGCGACTTTGCGGCATCCGGTGTGGTCGTCTTGGCACCGAACGGCATGGTGTCAAAGTTGAACACGATGTACCGGATTTCCCCGCCCGGTCCGATGTCGACCTTGACGCTCTTGTCCGCTTTCAAGCTTTCGATGTCGGTGGCGGTCAGGCTGCGCCAGGCGACGTCGATGCCGCCCTTTTGCACGTCGAGCTTCAAGTTGTTGGAGTCGGCGTAGTACTTCATGGTGACCATGTCAGATTTTGCCGGACCCAGAAGGCCGGCGTAGGCCGGGTTCTTCTTGAAGGAGATGAGCTCGTTCTTCTTGTACGAGTCAATGGTGAACTGGCCACCGAAGGACTTGCCGGCAATGATTGCCTCATCATCGGTGACCTTGTCGGCGCTGAACACCGTGTCATCGACGATGGGGGCCGCCGGGCTCGTCAGCACCTGCGGGAAGGTCTGGTCGTTGCCCAACTTCAGTGTGAACACCACCGTGGTGGCGTCCGGGGCGCTGACGCTTTCCAAGTTGCCCAGCAGTGTTGCAGGGCCGTTGGTGTCGTTGATCTTCAACTGTCGGTCGAAGGAGAACTTCACGTCCTTGGAGTCAAGGTCGGAGCCGTTGGCCCACTTCATCCCGGGCTTGAGCTTGACGGTGTACTCGGTGGGCGAGGTGAACGACGCCGACACGGCCATGTCTGGCTTGGGGTCGGCGCTGCCTGGCATGGAGTTCAGCACGAACGGATAGATCTGGTTCATGACCATGAACGAGCCGTTGTCGTAGGAACCAGCCGGGTCCAGGAATGTTGTCTTGTCGGTGGTGCCGACAATGACTGGCGCCCCTGACGCGCCACCCTCGGTGGAGCCGCCGCCGGCACTGGGCCCCGTGCAAGCCGTCATGGCCAACACGGAAACACCTGCAACGGCGATCACCGAGCTTAGTCCAAACTTGTTCTTAGCCATCAGCAAACTTTCTCTCGTACGTCGACGCGAAACAGGCCACACTACGTTGTGTGACCTGCCCCACTTATCTAATAACCAATTTGTATCAGACTTGGGGGTTGCGCTACGCATTGGGCAAGAAGTTGCAACCAGATGGTTATCTAAGGCTTAGCGCTACCTCAGCGAGATGCTGCGGTTCCCGGGCACAAACTGAGGGTCCCGTCCAAACCAGCCAGCCAGGCGGCCATAGGAATCGGCCGTGATGGACACCCGCACCTCCGGTCCCAGGCCCCTGTCCGCGCCGCGGTATTCGGGTTTCATGACCCGCTGAGACCATGCAAGCGACTGGTCCGCCAGGATAGGGTCCAGGACCACTGGCACGCCGGTGGCCCTCGCAAGATCCCATGAGTGCACCGTGAATTCGGCGATTTGCAGCCCTATCCGACCACGCAGCGGCGCCTCGCCACCACCGGGGAGTGCCACTTGTCGACTGAGGTCCGCCGAGCTCCAGGCCCGCATCAGCATGGCTGCACCGTCACCAAAACGGGTTGACCAGTCGGCGCCCACGGTGGCGTGAGCAGCCTGCGGATCCACGGTGGTCCCCCGCGCCATAACCGTGAAATTGTGGAGGTCTTGGACCACCAGGTGATGAAGAAGGTCCTGCACACTCCACTCACTGCAGGGCGTGGGCCAATGCGCTTGATTTGAGGAAATAGCGGCAATCACCTCGAAGCTCTGTTCAAGGGCTCGTTCGAGTAGTTGCAATGGGTTGGGAATCAAGTGCGGGGGCATAAGAGGTACCTTCCGTGATAGAAATCACCCTGTCAGGGAAGTTTACGCCAGCCGCACAAGCCTTGTCGGTCGCGCCCCCGAAACCTCTCGCAGCAAGGGCCGGTTTTCACCCATTGCTGCGAGAGCGCCTGTGGGGCTGGAAGGCTAGGGCAGCTCGGGGCGGGCCAGTGAGCGTGCGGTGTCTATGGTTGCCTGCCCCAGCACGCGCGAGCCCTGGTACAACACGACCGTCTGCCCGGGGGCTACGCCGCGCAGCGGCTCGACCAAAGTGACGTGCAGCTGCTGGCGGGTGACGCCGTCGTCCGTCTCCTCGGTGACAAATGCTCGGGCCGGGACGGGGTCGCCATGGGCGCGGACCTGCGCGTAACAATCGAACTCGGCGCCGGTGGCGACCTCGGCGATGGGCAGCCCGGCCCAGGAGACCTTGATGCCCTGGATGGAGTCGATGGCCAGCAGCGCGTGCGGGCCGACAATGACCTTGTTTTCCTTGGGTCGGATTTCCAAGACGAAGCGGGGCTTGCCGTCGGCGGCGGGGGTGCCCAGTTTCAGGCCGCGGCGCTGGCCCACGGTGAACTGGTTGGAGCCGGTGTGCCCGCCAACCTTCGCACCGGTTTCATCGACGACGTCGCCGTCGGTCATCTGAATCTTCTCGGCGAGCCAGCTGGCGGTGTCACCGTCCGGGATGAAGCAAATGTCGTGGGAGTCGGGCTTCTTGGCGACGGAGAGCCCGCGAGCCTCGGCCTCGGCGCGGACCTCGGCCTTGGACGGGGTGTCGGCCAGCGGGAACATGGAGTGCCTAAGCTGCTCGTGGGTCAGCACGCCCAGCACGTAGCTCTGGTCCTTGGCCCAGTCTGCGGCGCGGTGCAGCTCGGGGTTGCCGTCGGCGTCGGTGATGACCTTGGCGTAGTGGCCGGTGCAGACTGCGTCGAAGCCCAATGCGATGGCCTTTTCCAGCAGGGCGGCGAACTTGATCCGCTCGTTGCAGCGCATGCACGGGTTGGGGGTGCGCCCGGCGGCATATTCGTCGATGAAGTCCTGGACCACATCCTCCTTGAACCGTTCTGAGAAGTCCCAGACGTAGTACGGGATGCCGAGTTTGTCGCAGGCCCGCCACGCGTCGTTGGAGTCCTCCACGGTGCAGCAGCCGCGGCTGCCGGTGCGCAGGGTTCCGGGCATGCGGGAGAGCGCAAGGTGGACGCCGACGACGTCGTGCCCGGCATCCACTGCCCGTGCTGCGGCGACGGCGGAGTCAACTCCGCCGCTCATGGCGGCCAATACTCGCATTACGTACCTTTCAATTCATTGCTTGTGGTGCAGGTGCCAGTTTGCGGCCGGTCAACCGGCGGCCCGGGTGCTGGCCGTTTCAATGCTGGATTTATGCCCGGCCATGCCGGCCTGTTTTGCGCGTGCATGAGCATCAGGCAGGGCGGCCACAAAGGCGTCAACGTCCGCTTGGCTCGATGTATGCCCGAGGCTGAAGCGTTGTGCGCCACGTGCTGTGTCCTCATCCAGTCCCATGGCCAGGAGCACATGGGAGGGCCGCGGAACCCCGGCGGTGCACGCCGACCCTGTGGAGGACTCAACACCGGCCATGTCCAGCAGGAACAGCAGCGAGTCGCCCTCGCAGCCGGGGAAGGTGAAGTGGGCGTTGCCCGGCAGGCGGGCGCGCGGGTCTCCGGCAGGGTCGGCACCTCGCAGCACAGCCTCCGGGACCGCTTCATGGACGGCGGCGATGATGGCATCCCGCAGGCCGGCGATGCGTACGCCCTCGGCGGCCAGATTCGCGGTGACGTCCTGGGCGGCTGCGGCGAAGGCGGCGACGCCGGCCGTGTCCAGCGTGCCGGAGCGGACGCTGCGCTCCTGGCCGCCGCCGTGCTGCACGGGGGTCAGTTTTACGGCCCGCCCCAGCAGCAATGCGCCCACGCCAACCGGCCCGCCGATCTTGTGCCCGCTAATGGACATGGCGGCCAGGCCTGAATCCTTGAAGTTCACGGGGATGGAGCCAAACGCCTGCACGGCGTCCGAATGCACGGGGATGCCGTATTTGGCTGCGAGCGCCACAATCTGCGCGATGGGCTGAACCGTGCCGACCTCGTTGTTGGCCCACATGCAACTGAGCAGCGCAACCGAGGAGGCGCCGCCGTCGGCCAGTTCCTTGTCCAGGGCGGCAACGTCCAGCACGCCGGCAGCGTCGACAGGGAGCCAGAGCGCTTCGGCGCCCTCGTGCTTCTCGAGCCATTCGACGGTGTCCGCCACGGCTGCGTGCTCCACACTGGAGACCAGGATGCGGTTGCGGACGGGGTCGGCGGCGCGGCGGGACCAGAACAGGCCCTTCACGGCGAGGTTGTCCGCCTCGGTGCCACCGGAGGTGAAAATGACTTCGGTGGGGTGTGCGCCAGCGGCTGCGGCGATGGTTTCGCGGGCGGCTTCCACGGTGGCGCGGGCGCGGCGGCCCGATCCGTGCAGCGAGGACGGATTGCCGCTACGGGTAATAACGGAGGTGAGTGCGGCGAGGGCAGGGGCCGAAATAGGCGTGGTCGCCGCGTGATCTAGATACACGGGCACGGCTCAATTCTACGGCACAGCACGACGGCGGCATACTCGGCGCTTCCGTGCCGTGCACGGCCCTCCCCTTCGCCGAGGTAGACGGTACGCCTCCGAGCCGTCAGCTGCGCAGCGTTTGCCTCGGCACGGCTCCGTCTACCTCGGCGGGCCTGACCGCGGCAGCAGCCGGGCGCAGCAGTGGGAGATGTTCGCGTCGGGCGCCAGATCGTGGCGCTGATCCCCGCACCCTTCCAAGGCGCCGCTGAGCAGGGAACCATTAAGCGAGCACACCACACCCGTATGGTCTTGGGACAGCCGGTGGAAGGGGCAGTTGGCCATGATGGTTCCGCCTTCGCCGTCTGGCTCGGGACTATATCCGGCACTGTGCAGCAACTGGTGGATGTCCCCGGCCGCGGCCCCCCTGCGCTGTCCCTCCCGGTACGCCACCTGCGCCAGTGACTTTTCAATGTCCGTCCCGGTGTCGATCGAGTGCTGCACGGCAGCGGCCAACAATGAAGCGGCAAGATCGTAGTGCCGCGGCGGAACTGAGGCGCTGACTTCGCTGTGCGCGGCGGTGTAGAGCTTGGTGGGGCGCCCGGATCCGGGCCCGGTCCTCTCCCCCATCTTGCGAAACTCAACCAGCAACAACCGTTCCTCAACAAGCCTGTCCAGGTGCGCCCGGATGGTGCTCCTGGGCAGGCCGAGCCCCGCTGCACAGTCATCACGGCTCAACGCGTGGCCGGAATCGCGCACCAGTTCAAACAGTTTCTTTCGCAACGGGTCCCCCAGTGAGGCAACTGCTGCAAGCCGCTGGCCGTCGTCAAGCCCTGAACGCAGTGCCACCATCGTGTCAGCGTTCGCCCTTGTGCTGATCTGCACAATCTGCTTGTCTGGATGGTGTGTGGACGGGTGCCGCACCGGTTGATTCATCACCGTTGGCCTTGTGCTCTCTTGCCGCCGCGCATTCCGCGCCGGTGGCATGTTGTGGATTGTTTCGCGCCTACTTGACGCTTTGAGTCTGCGCTTCTAAAGTCAATAATACAAGCTTTAGAAAGGGTTGGATATGTCCATCACCAGCGCGCCACTCCCGGACATGCTCACTTTCGAAGATCCACAATCATCGCTGGCCGCGCCGGAGATTGACCTGCCACGGGCGCAGGCGGCCATTGCCGAGTTCCTGCGCGCCCTGGGCCGTGACGAAACGGACCCGCATCTGGTGGACACACCCCGCCGGGTGGCTGCCGCTTACGCACAAATGCTCACTCCGCGCGAAACCTCATGGACCACGTTCCCCAACGACGACGGCTACCAAGGCCTGGTCCTGGTCAAGGACATCCCCTTCCATTCACTGTGCCAGCACCACCTGCTGCCGTTCCGGGGCGTGGCACATGTGGGCTACCTACCGGGCACCCGCCTGTTCGGGTTCTCTAAACTGGCCCGCGGCGTGGAACTCTTCTCCCGCGATCT
This region of Arthrobacter alpinus genomic DNA includes:
- a CDS encoding chorismate mutase — translated: MTEPSHASEHLSVEDFDPAASSLTGSVDPAVMAELLSIRSSIDNFDATLVYLLAERFKATQRVGILKATHQLPAGDPNRELAQIQRLRALAESAHLDPAFAEKFLNFIISEVIHHHQAISQSHSAVAATGVVPVPSHDGQGFIASPQASTGISAGPADGGTHPQ
- a CDS encoding dipeptide ABC transporter ATP-binding protein, with protein sequence MSRHSENDLTPEAALRPVLDVEDLKVTFATDAGDVFAVKDVSFTVAPGEIVAIVGESGSGKTVTAKAILGLLPETAQSSGAVIISGNDVITVSPHQLRQIRGRDVAMVFQEPSTALNPVYTVGWQIAEGLRAHRPEGKRVGRKEARKLAIEALRKVGIPEPEKRVDYYPHQFSGGQKQRVVIAAALALNPGLIVADEPTTALDVTVQAEILELLRDLRDKFGTSIVLITHNMGVVADLADRVVVMYQGDVVEEATAEVLFAAPKQEYTQKLLAAVPHLGRNSASAGFSERAFQDKEVVVEARELEIEYPGRLGSPAFRAVDKVSFTISAGEVFGLVGESGSGKTTIGRAIAGLNRTTGGSLKVLGYEMRDYKERSFRRYRKDVGFVFQDPAASFNPHLSIGECVAEPLIIHTDLSGPAVTQKVQELLESVQLPGAYAKRFPHELSGGQRQRASLARGLALSPKLLIADEPTSALDVSVQAKVLELFREIQSELGFAALFISHDLAVVDILAEWVGVLYKGKMVEQGIGHQVMGNPKEDYTKRLLASLPVPNPTEQAQRRAVHQALLASR
- a CDS encoding ABC transporter permease is translated as MERKRSLFSRLPLISQLNKSMGLQRGMLITGLVMTICFLLTAAFAPWLAPYGFSQRFNETQAPPSSTHLWGTTAGGYDVLSRTIWGAQTAFLVIVVAVVLSIFIGVILGLVSGYLGGWLDRILVVVADAIYAFPTLLLAMVMSIAISQGRSDLWSGIFSAAISITVVFIPQYFRVIRAETIRLKAEPFVESAIVVGASSVRIMARHIYKNATRTLPLIFTLNASEAILTLAGLGFLGFGIEPSSAAEWGYDLNHAQSDATSGIWWTGLFPGLAIVLTVLGLTLLGESMNDLNDPRLRGRKRSDKKKARKDEELVKA
- a CDS encoding ABC transporter permease; protein product: MTALIDLPAEPAAQLPQRKNKAGGSLGKYLLIRFALIFPTILILVTMVFFLMRLTGDPITAALGGRLPPDQLAIRIHQAGYDRPIFIQYFEYLGQMVTGNFGRTISDNLPIAGMLATYGTATLELAVNSLVVALLIGIPFGMMAASKRDKFQDAALRVLAILFYATPVFFAGLLLKLIFSIWLGWLPVAGRATVQTEIFMTQLAGPTGIYWLDALRSGNMDAFWDVVQHSVLPAVALGFLTAGIFLRLVRTNVIGTLSKDYVEAGRSRGVSEYRLLTKHAFKPALIPIITVMGLQIALLLGGAVLTETTFEWKGLGFQLAHYLTARDFVAVQGIVALLAVIVALTNFIVDVIAALIDPRVRY
- a CDS encoding ABC transporter substrate-binding protein — encoded protein: MAKNKFGLSSVIAVAGVSVLAMTACTGPSAGGGSTEGGASGAPVIVGTTDKTTFLDPAGSYDNGSFMVMNQIYPFVLNSMPGSADPKPDMAVSASFTSPTEYTVKLKPGMKWANGSDLDSKDVKFSFDRQLKINDTNGPATLLGNLESVSAPDATTVVFTLKLGNDQTFPQVLTSPAAPIVDDTVFSADKVTDDEAIIAGKSFGGQFTIDSYKKNELISFKKNPAYAGLLGPAKSDMVTMKYYADSNNLKLDVQKGGIDVAWRSLTATDIESLKADKSVKVDIGPGGEIRYIVFNFDTMPFGAKTTTPDAAKSLAVRTAMADSVDRAAIADQVYKGTYLPLYSYVPAGFTGAIEPLKADYGDGKGGPDVAKATKALADAGVTTPVTLDLQYNPDHYGSSSGDEYAAIKAQLEATNLFKVNLQSTEWVSYSKQRTADAYPMYQLGWFPDYSDADNYLTPFFSTDNFLKNHYSNPAVQSMITEQLTMNDTAKRTKMIEDIQTAEAKDLSTLPLLQGAQVAVSNVKVNGTKDTLDASFKFRLGVLSK
- a CDS encoding TIGR03086 family metal-binding protein encodes the protein MPPHLIPNPLQLLERALEQSFEVIAAISSNQAHWPTPCSEWSVQDLLHHLVVQDLHNFTVMARGTTVDPQAAHATVGADWSTRFGDGAAMLMRAWSSADLSRQVALPGGGEAPLRGRIGLQIAEFTVHSWDLARATGVPVVLDPILADQSLAWSQRVMKPEYRGADRGLGPEVRVSITADSYGRLAGWFGRDPQFVPGNRSISLR
- the mnmA gene encoding tRNA 2-thiouridine(34) synthase MnmA, with the protein product MRVLAAMSGGVDSAVAAARAVDAGHDVVGVHLALSRMPGTLRTGSRGCCTVEDSNDAWRACDKLGIPYYVWDFSERFKEDVVQDFIDEYAAGRTPNPCMRCNERIKFAALLEKAIALGFDAVCTGHYAKVITDADGNPELHRAADWAKDQSYVLGVLTHEQLRHSMFPLADTPSKAEVRAEAEARGLSVAKKPDSHDICFIPDGDTASWLAEKIQMTDGDVVDETGAKVGGHTGSNQFTVGQRRGLKLGTPAADGKPRFVLEIRPKENKVIVGPHALLAIDSIQGIKVSWAGLPIAEVATGAEFDCYAQVRAHGDPVPARAFVTEETDDGVTRQQLHVTLVEPLRGVAPGQTVVLYQGSRVLGQATIDTARSLARPELP
- a CDS encoding cysteine desulfurase family protein, whose protein sequence is MPVYLDHAATTPISAPALAALTSVITRSGNPSSLHGSGRRARATVEAARETIAAAAGAHPTEVIFTSGGTEADNLAVKGLFWSRRAADPVRNRILVSSVEHAAVADTVEWLEKHEGAEALWLPVDAAGVLDVAALDKELADGGASSVALLSCMWANNEVGTVQPIAQIVALAAKYGIPVHSDAVQAFGSIPVNFKDSGLAAMSISGHKIGGPVGVGALLLGRAVKLTPVQHGGGQERSVRSGTLDTAGVAAFAAAAQDVTANLAAEGVRIAGLRDAIIAAVHEAVPEAVLRGADPAGDPRARLPGNAHFTFPGCEGDSLLFLLDMAGVESSTGSACTAGVPRPSHVLLAMGLDEDTARGAQRFSLGHTSSQADVDAFVAALPDAHARAKQAGMAGHKSSIETASTRAAG
- a CDS encoding helix-turn-helix transcriptional regulator gives rise to the protein MNQPVRHPSTHHPDKQIVQISTRANADTMVALRSGLDDGQRLAAVASLGDPLRKKLFELVRDSGHALSRDDCAAGLGLPRSTIRAHLDRLVEERLLLVEFRKMGERTGPGSGRPTKLYTAAHSEVSASVPPRHYDLAASLLAAAVQHSIDTGTDIEKSLAQVAYREGQRRGAAAGDIHQLLHSAGYSPEPDGEGGTIMANCPFHRLSQDHTGVVCSLNGSLLSGALEGCGDQRHDLAPDANISHCCARLLPRSGPPR